From a single Phocoena sinus isolate mPhoSin1 chromosome 1, mPhoSin1.pri, whole genome shotgun sequence genomic region:
- the IL19 gene encoding interleukin-19, with product MQAQGVSLCLLAVMLFLCSAHARGLRRCLISMDMRRMEESFRGIKNAIQAKDTFRNVTILSTSETLDSVKPLDVCCVTKNLLAFYVDRVFKDHQELSPQILRKISSIANSFLHMQKSLQRCQEQRLCHCRQEATNATRIIHDNYHRLEIRSAAIKSLGELDVLLAWIDKNHQGTSAA from the exons ATGCAGGCACAGGGTGTTTCTCTCTGCCTCCTGGCTGTGATGCTCTTTCTGTGCTCAGCGCATGCCCGAGGTCTCAGGAGATGTCTGATTTCCATGGACATGCGCCGTATGGAGGAGAGTTTCCGAGGGATCAAAAACGCCATT CAAGCTAAGGACACCTTCCGAAATGTCACCATCCTGTCCACATCGGAGACCCTGGACAGCGTTAAG CCCTTAGATGTTTGCTGCGTGACCAAGAACCTCCTGGCATTTTACGTGGACAGGGTGTTCAAGGACCATCAGGAGCTGAGCCCCCAAATCTTGAGAAAAATCAGCAGCATTGCCAACTCTTTCCTCCACATGCAGAAGAGTCTACAGCGATGT CAGGAGCAGAGGTTGTGTCACTGCAGGCAGGAGGCCACCAATGCAACCAGAATCATCCATGACAACTACCATCGG TTGGAGATCCGGTCTGCTGCCATTAAGTCTCTGGGAGAGCTGGACGTCTTGCTAGCCTGGATTGACAAGAATCATCAAGGAACTTCTGCTGCCTAA